From the Leishmania donovani BPK282A1 complete genome, chromosome 30 genome, one window contains:
- a CDS encoding protein kinase, putative translates to MASTETVWDGACLLLATDVAGVLHCYQYTTEKVSDGSTDNDDERVAVLTHLWSHSLGDEDVPSELVAAADGGTSPTASSIAASAKAERDARAGFKCALSKRLRLLEPASTMLARWAAAEGPRASGEHRDISSASPKSGFTEGHSRVNGGDADGACDTAARGTREGKIDGIPPVAAAHHFGLQAIGASCPFCKRVSFSSSSPSPAFTSPYSPCTPRFTSTSAATATQKPTCATTSATTSLLCSSTAGRAAIVRRRSEVREETVGDRRVSDASGDNFFRPCDFMARIPEAAYSGFNASAKARPAAAAGSITPVDLAAPTVGCASSQLAEVAWYWRCPRCVVDARATPDGGGSDAKRASHRYFVSEEEAGQLSRDDTAMETGDLAEVAATAHLWMPLPEAVRHWNAVCCHHHRLLLLRHMEEGYIELDLFTGASLDSIYMKADMKVAVSAEMLDSTSSFDISAHSIYSSVSDGSGTEVSHDSCASISDANGDGLPRAVLSLTTQRYETLIMQATVSRSSAKVTKGRKTRKETMTAPIQKAAHTCLAKLAAPAIQLGLTWHAPRQRVRKDLSFSDADDEAVVERQQGEAELLATSQVPAVLSFSSVSSENTLHHGSTSASDIDMDVMAGRKQLPPQYHFLRAVSPAPSSSAISATSPRGIRNEPTKWSREKPARPKYAGTDRSAESSAGREAVPNEIPVRCGPGGCVYRAVSATLDSFTAAGNGDSAPLQFLLLLQLPLPLVEAFWVTLPSSSASGCSQNGGDAAFRRRAGERSMSAVELRRVPWLPRDACSLRVVEVAAGAPISASSASKARTTLRGFVLEASEVPSARRAMSTGLPRVLRALSAYDVFSARRATVRSAWLARDRRGDCGPFSASSDAGERERAAEAAAAPEHRNGTRAVHTKSFSTPFPYESKETSSSITHIISSPPRHYIPAASFFDENFEPLMLLGRGVGGAVLLARHRFTGVFYAIKVLVARDYDSERDILQEVRIHAMLENRHLVRYHTCWSEVISATRAQQLAFIGVCHPYEANLGRCKRLNSASSSMPMTTRQSARDGASHSPTNSDGDMLNRSQSRGAPGGWRHLILPSLSSMMLVGSDSTSGAVTPEKTPMRSHPQLRGDGRRRLIVDGFADDLTDDDGDAMPVGQAEKRQGAADDCLRHSGKGISPPTKIGSQPSRRPLTFSSTASPSAWGTRASLTAHRLRKQLPITSVLSPGTSSAASNSVSGTTVQGVADSEGEDLESIWDDAQGSDSDRSEGSGDSYGSSQRPEENTIIGTRVVFLQMELCQGTLAQYLASRTSIDRVENLIIAMQVVAGLRYLHHRGILHRDVKPTNVFMNYRCQYHKEVHQTNLSSTSGADDGSEDEDDTRSFWGFPGSATSHSGASAAWHGDRGNEACAPSPSSTLTLCRRHPSSCPPTLASSGCGPSVSCAPRRSSMVPPGMQELFRAASSLTSDWKAETTMTSLDNLPSWDGERAALDFVMHPPHRTATEMLQERLLRRPPPPAARQRASSKCKLMKEEMTAADATMPLVQSDGGRHFLRRLASWLLRRFVQVQLGDLGLAKFLYQQELRVDGFVSMNAINTIGVGSPLYASPEQLKGNRCTPASDAFSVGVVLAEMYLQPKTTAERLTVLREVREGVYRDKVLLAQFPELKLVRRLTEAQPECRMTLAAVHKALRSFLEQALQDELYRHYE, encoded by the coding sequence ATGGCAAGTACTGAAACCGTTTGGGATGGCGCTTGCCTGCTCCTCGCTACCGATGTGGCAGGGGTGCTCCACTGCTACCAGTACACGACGGAGAAGGTGAGCGACGGTAGCACCGACAATGACGATGAGCGCGTTGCCGTCTTGACACACCTTTGGTCGCACAGCCTTGGAGACGAAGACGTGCCGTCCGAgttggtggcggcggctgatgGCGGTACTAGTCCAACGGCGTCCTCGATTGCTGCATCCGCGAAAGCTGAACGGGACGCGCGCGCTGGCTTTAAATGTGCACTTTCAaagcgccttcgccttctaGAGCCTGCCTCGACCATGCTCGCTcggtgggcagcggcggaaggGCCGCGTGCATCGGGTGAGCACCGAGATATCTCCTCTGCATCACCCAAGTCGGGTTTTACTGAGGGGCATAGTCGCGTCAACGGTGGCGATGCGGACGGAGCTTGTGACACTGCCGCCCGAGGCACCAGGGAGGGAAAGATCGACGGGATTCCTCCAGTTGCGGCAGCCCACCATTTTGGGCTGCAGGCAATCGGCGCGTCGTGCCCGTTCTGCAAACGTGTGTCTTTCTCATCTTCGTCACCGTCTCCGGCGTTCACCTCGCCCTACTCACCCTGCACGCCCCGATTCACCAGCACCtcggctgccaccgccactcaAAAGCCGACATGTGCAACAACGTCGGCTACCACCTCATTGCTCTGTAGCAGCACAGCCGGCCGAGCCGCGATCGTGCGTAGACGGAGTGAAGTGCGGGAAGAAACTGTCGGGGATCGCCGTGTTAGCGATGCTAGCGGCGACAACTTCTTTCGGCCCTGCGACTTTATGGCTCGAATTCCGGAGGCGGCCTACAGCGGCTTTAATGCGAGCGCGAAAGCtcggccggcggcggcggcaggctCGATCACGCCTGTGGACCTTGCAGCACCGACAGTGGGGTGCGCGTCCAGTCAACTTGCCGAGGTCGCGTGGTACTGGCGCTGCCCACGCTGTGTTGTCGATGCACGCGCGACAcccgacggtggcggcagtgacgCCAAACGTGCGTCGCACAGATACTTTGTTagcgaggaggaagcgggTCAGCTAAGTCGTGATGACACGGCGATGGAAACAGGTGATTTGGCCGAGGTTGCCGCAACGGCGCACTTATGGATGCCCTTGCCGGAGGCAGTGCGGCATTGGAATGCCGTCTGCTGTCATCATCACCGACTGTTACTCTTGCGCCACATGGAGGAGGGATACATCGAGCTGGACTTGTTCACAGGGGCATCACTTGATAGCATTTATATGAAAGCTGACATGAAGGTGGCGGTATCAGCGGAGATGCTGGACTCGACATCGTCTTTCGACATCTCTGCTCACAGTATCTACTCGTCCGTCAGtgatggcagcggcaccgaggTGAGCCATGACAGCTGTGCTAGCATCTCTGATGCGAATGGCGACGGGCTACCGCGtgcggtgctgtcgctgaCAACACAGCGCTATGAGACACTGATCATGCAGGCGACGGTGTCCCGCTCCTCAGCGAAGGTCACCAAGGGGAGGAAGACAAGGAAGGAAACGATGACCGCTCCGATACAGAAAGCAGCTCACACGTGCCTAGCAAAGCTGGCAGCACCAGCGATTCAGCTCGGCCTGACATGGCACGCGCCCAGACAGCGCGTACGCAAAGACCTTTCGTTCTCCGATGCCGATGATGAGGCTGTGGTGGAGAGGCAGCAGGGCGAAGCAGAGCTGCTTGCCACGTCTCAAGTGCCGGCTGTGCTATCATTCTCGTCGGTCAGCAGCGAGAACACGTTGCACCACGGTAGCACAAGTGCGTCGGACATCGACATGGACGTAATGGCGGGCCGCAAGCAACTCCCCCCGCAGTACCACTTTCTCCGCGCAGTCAGTCCTGCACCGTCGTCATCTGCCATCTCGGCAACCTCACCGAGAGGCATCCGCAATGAACCAACGAAGTGGTCGAGAGAAAAGCCTGCGAGGCCCAAGTATGCGGGCACTGACAGGAGTGCGGAGTCATCCGCGGGGCGCGAAGCAGTGCCGAATGAAATCCCAGTGCGGTGCGGGCCGGGCGGATGCGTGTACAGAGCCGTGAGTGCAACGCTCGACAGCTTTACCGCCGCCGGAAACGGTGATTCGGCACCTCTTCAGTTTCTTCTTCTCCTGCAactgcctctccctcttgtgGAGGCATTCTGGGTGACACTACCGTCATCCTCTGCATCGGGGTGCTCACAgaacggcggcgacgcggcgtttcggcgccgcgcaggtgaGCGATCTATGTCCGCCGTCGAGCTGCGGCGTGTTCCATGGCTTCCACGTGACGCTTGCAGTCTTAGGGTTGTCGAGGTTGCGGCTGGCGCACCGATAAGTGCCTCCAGCGCATCGAAGGCGCGAACGACTCTGCGTGGATTTGTCCTTGAGGCGTCAGAGGTACCCTCGGCGCGGCGTGCGATGTCTACCGGGCTCCCACGTGTCTTGCGTGCGCTTTCTGCCTATGACGTGTTTAGCGCTAGGAGGGCGACTGTGCGTAGCGCCTGGCTTGCGCGCGATAGACGGGGTGACTGCGGCCCGTTTAGCGCCTCGTCCGACGCAGGGGAACGCGAGCGGGCTgctgaagcggcagcagccccggAGCATCGCAATGGCACCCGCGCCGTACACACCAAAAGCTTTTCCACACCCTTTCCCTACGAGAGCAAAgagacgagcagcagcatcactCACATCAtcagctcgccgccgcgtcatTACATCCCGGCAGCTAGTTTCTTCGACGAAAACTTCGAGCCGCTCATGCTGCTTggccgcggcgtcggtggggcggtgctgctcgcgcgaCATCGCTTCACCGGTGTCTTCTACGCCATCAAGGTGCTGGTCGCCCGCGACTACGATAGTGAGCGCGATATTCTGCAGGAGGTGCGGATTCATGCGATGTTGGAGAATCGTCACCTGGTGCGCTACCACACCTGCTGGTCCGAGGTCATTTCCGCCActcgtgcgcagcagctaGCGTTCATCGGTGTGTGCCACCCGTACGAGGCAAATTTGGGGCGCTGCAAGCGACTCAACTCTGCATCCTCTTCCATGCCCATGACGACTCGGCAGAgcgcacgcgacggcgccTCGCATTCTCCCACCAACTCAGACGGAGACATGCTCAACAGGTCGCAGTCACGCGGTGCACCAGGTGGGTGGCGTCACCTAATACTCCCAAGCCTTTCGAGCATGATGCTTGTGGGAAGCGATTCAACAAGTGGGGCGGTAACGCCGGAAAAGACGCCGATGCGATCGCATCCGCAActccgcggcgacggccggAGACGGCTCATCGTGGACGGATTCGCTGACGATTTGACGGACGATGACGGGGACGCGATGCCTGTGGGCCaggcggagaagcggcagggCGCGGCAGATGATTGTTTGAGGCACTCGGGCAAAGGCATCTCCCCGCCTACAAAGATAGGGTCGCAACCATCACGGCGCCCTCTCACCTTTTCGTCGACGGCTTCTCCGTCTGCGTGGGGCACGCGTGCTTCTCTCACTGCGCATCGGCTACGCAAGCAGCTGCCAATCACCTCTGTCCTCAGCCCCGGCacttcctctgccgcctcgaACAGCGTGAGTGGCACCACTGTTCAGGGCGTCGCCGACAGCGAGGGAGAAGATCTTGAGTCCATTTGGGATGACGCTCAAGGGTCTGACAGCGACCGTAGCGAGGGTAGCGGCGACAGCtacggcagcagccagcggCCTGAGGAGAACACCATCATTGGCACACGCGTGGTATTCCTGCAGATGGAGCTGTGCCAGGGGACTCTGGCTCAGTACCTCGCTTCTCGCACTTCCATTGATCGCGTGGAAAACTTGATCATCGCCATGCAGGTTGTGGCGGGGCTGCGGTACCTGCACCATCGCGGCATCCTGCACCGGGATGTGAAGCCGACGAATGTCTTCATGAATTACCGGTGCCAGTACCACAAGGAAGTCCATCAGACGAATTTGTCGAGCACGAGCGGTGCGGATGACGGCTCTGAGGATGAGGATGACACGAGGAGTTTCTGGGGGTTTCCAGGGTCCGCGACCTCGCACTCTGGCGCTTCGGCAGCGTGGCACGGTGATCGTGGCAATGAGGCCTGTGCACCTTCCCCGTCTTCAACTCTTACCTTGTGTCGGCGTCACCCGAGCTCCTGCCCGCCGACGCTTGCGTCCAGTGGCTGCGGCCCGAGCGTGTCTTGTGCACCGCGGCGATCTTCAATGGTCCCCCCTGGCATGCAGGAACTGTTCCGTGCTGCTTCCTCTCTCACGTCCGATTGGAAGGCGGAGACGACCATGACTTCGCTGGATAACTTGCCTTCATGGGATGGCGAGCGGGCAGCGCTCGATTTTGTCATGCACCCGCCACACCGCACGGCTACTGAGATGCTGCAGGAGCGACTGCTTCGGCGGCCACCACCCCCAGCGGCTCGTCAGCGCGCCAGCTCGAAGTGCAAGTTGATGAAGGAGGAAATGACCGCCGCGGATGCGACTATGCCGCTTGTGCAGTCTGATGGTGGTCGACACTTTCTTCGCCGTCTAGCGAGTTGGCTGCTTCGCCGCTTCGTGCAGGTACAGCTGGGCGATTTGGGGCTCGCTAAGTTCTTGTAccagcaggagctgcgcgtggACGGTTTTGTTTCCATGAACGCGATCAACACGATCGGCGTCGGCTCCCCGCTCTACGCGAGCCCAGAGCAGCTCAAGGGCAACCGGTGCACGCCTGCCTCAGACGCCTTTTCGGTCGGCGTTGTGCTAGCGGAGATGTACCTTCAGCCCAAGACCACCGCGGAACGCTtgacggtgctgcgtgaGGTGCGCGAGGGGGTCTACCGCGACAAGGTGCTGCTTGCCCAGTTCCCTGAGCTGAAGCTGGTGCGGCGCTTAACTGAGGCACAGCCAGAGTGCCGCATGACACTCGCGGCGGTCCACAAAGCCCTCAGATCCTTTCTCGAACAAGCACTACAAGACGAGTTGTACCGCCACTACGAGTAG
- a CDS encoding pseudouridine synthase A-like protein, putative: MASSSTADDHSAVAGTVASSASVCGSREAAALPPTALLKLGSTKKQRTERAFLFDRYPSRKIALRLAYHGHVHDGLAKQKETDNTVEGLVCDALRRLRLIPEDGPHNFGRCGRTDKGVSALGNALSLTARASCTADAEPQLPPLDYCSMLNNVLPSTIRIVGCALVDDAFDARFSCVHRTYRYYFFHRGLNLEAMQEAAAFFLGTHNFRNFCKMDVVNVSNFVRTVFSVGLHPSEALPELISYLEIRANSFLYHQIRCIMEVLFLVGRGLEVPSVVQTLLERGDRKPTYPLADGTPLVLWDCGFDNVQWQMSHCAFHAMEQELQDISTALLIRATSAAAMRSQLFRWYTGTADMFRKDTLEKSDTSGEGRSRAVAWRDPELRRLDMWSITGCDWTDPGTAGQIKARKRDLLYYLRTEANKGQPLSTTTSCEEKTSQTAETIASAPLAPVNYVPLLQRETERTYEEEVRELSGKKRARYEVNEAKKAAAAAAHKEVVSED; this comes from the coding sequence ATGGCGTCCTCTTCCACAGCCGACGACCATAGCGCCGTTGCCGGCACAGTGGCATCTTCGGCCTCGgtctgcggcagccgcgaagccgctgccttgccaccgacggcgctgctcaaACTGGGCAGTACAAAGAAGCAAAGGACGGAGAGGGCGTTCTTGTTCGACCGCTACCCAAGCCGAAAGAtcgcgctgcggctggcaTATCACGGTCACGTGCACGACGGTCTCGCAAAACAGAAGGAGACGGACAACACAGTGGAGGGACTCGTGTGCGATGCGTTGCGGCGGCTTCGTCTCATCCCGGAGGACGGGCCCCACAACTTTGGGCGGTGCGGTCGCACCGATAAGGGCGTCAGTGCCCTCGGGAACGCCTTATCCCTTACCGCTCGCGCGTCGTGCACTGCAGATgcggagccgcagctgccgccactgGATTACTGCAGCATGCTCAACAACGTCCTGCCCTCAACGATTCGCATCGTTGGCTGTGCGTTGGTCGACGACGCCTTCGACGCACGCTTCTCCTGTGTCCATCGCACCTACCGCTACTACTTTTTCCACCGCGGGCTGAACCTGGAAGCAATGCAGGAGGCTGCCGCCTTCTTCCTCGGGACGCACAACTTCCGCAACTTCTGCAAGATGGACGTTGTGAATGTGAGCAACTTTGTGCGCACGGTGTTCTCGGTCGGCCTGCACCCGAGTGAGGCTCTGCCAGAGCTTATTTCGTATCTTGAGATCAGAGCGAACTCGTTCTTGTACCACCAGATTCGCTGCATCATGGAGGTGCTGTTTCTCGTGGGCCGCGGGCTGGAGGTCCCTAGCGTGGTCCAGACGCTGCTAGAGCGAGGTGATCGCAAACCAACTTATCCCCTGGCAGACGGTACCCCACTGGTACTGTGGGACTGCGGATTCGACAATGTTCAGTGGCAGATGTCCCACTGCGCGTTTCATGCGAtggagcaggagctgcaggacATCAGCACCGCGCTTCTTATACGCGCCACATCTGCCGCCGCTATGCGGTCCCAGTTATTCCGCTGGTACACTGGTACCGCAGACATGTTTCGCAAGGACACGCTGGAGAAAAGCGACACATCAGGCGAGGGCCGCTCGCGCGCTGTTGCTTGGCGAGATCCCGAGCTGCGGCGTTTGGATATGTGGTCCATCACGGGGTGCGACTGGACAGACCCGGGCACCGCCGGCCAGATCAAGGCGCGCAAGCGCGACCTGCTCTACTACCTCCGTACAGAAGCCAACAAAGGGCAGCCCCtgtcgacgacgacaagcTGTGAGGAAAAGACTTCTCAGACCGCAGAAACCATTGCCAGCGCCCCTCTGGCGCCGGTGAACTACGTGCCTCTCTTGCAACGCGAGACAGAGCGCACCtatgaggaggaggtgcgggaGCTGAGCGGcaagaagcgcgcgcgctaCGAAGTGAatgaggcgaagaaggcggccgctgcggcggcgcacaaagAGGTGGTAAGCGAGGACTAA